One part of the Tunicatimonas pelagia genome encodes these proteins:
- a CDS encoding DUF4138 domain-containing protein yields the protein MKLICLLFATIISLFLVTQRSAAQQTESTVDTAQPGLTQDTIYVSHRAKSYLLFDEPVTLVDVGNPTQYQVQIEGNSILVVATCDSVAGTPFYAVVGGDAFTAQLQFHSHPEAFYDFRNRSHRPGNSYQNQGLEKQVLSRLQELSSYQDLNYASTQENGIRLRLVGIMHDLSATYLKFKVENRTSLVYQTDFIGLERLKRYRKGFFSKEQQARFPMEPIAQWQVEKVLPYSEHYFYQALPLQALERQEALIATLREKNGTRSISLKIPARLLRKADLY from the coding sequence ATGAAACTAATCTGTTTACTATTCGCTACTATAATATCTCTGTTCCTAGTTACCCAGCGGAGCGCCGCCCAGCAGACCGAGTCCACGGTGGATACTGCCCAACCAGGGCTTACTCAAGACACTATCTATGTCTCCCACCGAGCCAAATCTTATCTGCTATTTGATGAGCCCGTCACGTTGGTCGATGTGGGGAATCCCACCCAATATCAAGTGCAGATTGAAGGCAACAGTATTTTGGTCGTAGCCACCTGCGACAGTGTAGCGGGTACGCCTTTTTATGCGGTAGTTGGGGGAGATGCCTTCACCGCCCAGCTGCAATTCCATTCTCACCCAGAAGCCTTCTACGACTTCAGAAATCGTAGCCACCGTCCAGGTAATTCATATCAGAATCAAGGACTGGAAAAGCAAGTACTTTCCCGCTTGCAGGAATTATCTTCTTATCAGGATTTAAACTACGCCTCTACGCAGGAAAATGGTATCCGTCTACGCTTAGTCGGTATCATGCATGATTTGTCTGCGACTTATTTAAAGTTCAAGGTAGAAAATCGTACTTCACTGGTGTACCAAACGGACTTTATCGGTCTTGAGCGGCTTAAGCGCTACCGCAAAGGCTTTTTCTCTAAAGAACAACAAGCTCGCTTTCCTATGGAACCAATAGCGCAATGGCAGGTAGAAAAAGTTCTCCCCTATTCGGAACACTACTTTTACCAAGCCTTACCTCTGCAAGCCTTGGAACGCCAAGAAGCTCTCATTGCCACGCTGCGGGAAAAGAACGGCACTCGTAGTATTTCACTTAAAATTCCCGCCCGACTGTTGCGGAAAGCAGATTTGTACTAA